A stretch of the Massilia sp. W12 genome encodes the following:
- a CDS encoding replicative DNA helicase, which yields MNAAADPQIEALRIPPHSIEAEQSVLGGLLLDNAAWDRIADFIRAEDFYRYDHRVIFETLVKLINASKPADVITVYEALTTLGKADEVGGLAYLNALSQNTPSAANIRRYAEIVRDRGILRKLVTVADEIASNALNPQGKEVKQMLDEAESKIFAIAEEGSRGAKGFVAIQPLLTQVVERIDELYNRDSSSEITGVPTGFIDLDRMTSGLQAGDLVIVAGRPSMGKTAFSINIGENVAIDSGLPVAVFSMEMGGAQLAMRMLGSVGKLDQGRLRTGKLVDEDWPRLTYAIQKMNECQFYIDETPALNPIELRARSRRLSRQCGKLGLIIVDYLQLMTVSSPGDNRAAEISEISRGLKGLAKELHCPVIALSQLNRSLEQRPNKRPVMSDLRESGAIEQDADVILFIYRDQVYNPDSPDKGTAEIIIGKQRNGPIGAVRLAFLGEFTKFDNYAGPNAVFDNE from the coding sequence ATGAACGCCGCCGCAGATCCGCAAATCGAAGCCTTGCGCATCCCACCCCATTCAATTGAAGCCGAGCAATCGGTGCTGGGTGGTTTGCTGCTGGATAATGCCGCCTGGGATCGGATTGCCGATTTTATCCGGGCGGAAGACTTTTACCGTTACGATCATCGCGTCATTTTCGAGACGCTGGTGAAACTGATCAACGCCAGCAAACCGGCTGACGTGATCACCGTCTATGAAGCCTTGACCACACTGGGCAAGGCGGATGAAGTGGGCGGCCTGGCTTATCTGAACGCACTCTCGCAAAACACCCCGTCTGCCGCCAACATCCGGCGCTATGCCGAAATCGTGCGCGATCGCGGCATCTTGCGCAAACTGGTCACGGTGGCCGATGAAATCGCCTCCAATGCCTTGAATCCGCAAGGCAAGGAAGTCAAGCAGATGCTGGACGAGGCTGAATCCAAGATTTTCGCCATCGCCGAAGAAGGCTCGCGCGGGGCCAAGGGCTTTGTCGCGATTCAACCACTGTTGACCCAGGTGGTGGAGCGCATTGATGAGCTGTACAACCGCGACAGCAGCAGTGAAATCACCGGCGTGCCGACCGGCTTTATCGATCTCGACCGCATGACCTCGGGTTTGCAGGCCGGCGATCTGGTGATTGTGGCGGGGCGTCCTTCCATGGGTAAGACCGCGTTTTCGATCAATATCGGTGAAAACGTGGCGATTGATTCCGGTTTGCCGGTGGCGGTGTTTTCCATGGAAATGGGCGGCGCCCAGCTTGCCATGCGTATGCTGGGTTCGGTCGGCAAGCTCGATCAAGGCCGTTTGCGCACAGGTAAATTGGTTGATGAAGACTGGCCGCGTTTGACCTACGCGATTCAAAAGATGAATGAGTGCCAGTTTTACATTGATGAAACGCCGGCCTTGAATCCGATTGAATTGCGGGCCCGTTCGCGCCGCCTCTCGCGCCAATGCGGCAAACTCGGTTTGATCATCGTTGACTATTTGCAGTTGATGACCGTCAGTTCGCCGGGGGATAATCGCGCGGCGGAAATTTCTGAAATTTCGCGCGGCTTGAAAGGGCTGGCGAAAGAATTGCATTGTCCAGTGATTGCGCTGTCGCAGCTCAACCGCTCATTGGAACAACGTCCGAACAAACGCCCGGTCATGTCCGACTTGCGTGAATCGGGCGCTATTGAGCAGGATGCGGACGTGATCCTGTTCATTTACCGCGACCAGGTGTATAACCCGGATTCGCCGGACAAGGGCACTGCCGAAATCATCATCGGCAAGCAACGGAATGGCCCGATTGGCGCAGTGCGGCTGGCCTTTTTGGGTGAATTCACCAAGTTTGATAATTATGCCGGGCCGAATGCGGTGTTCGACAACGAATAA
- the rplI gene encoding 50S ribosomal protein L9 — MQIILLEKVINLGNLGDVVRVKDGYARNFLIPQKKARRATEAAVAEFEARRAELEKAAAATLAAAQEQGNKLSGLTVQITQKAGVDGRLFGSVTNHDIADALSKQGFPLAKAQVRMPNGPLKVVGDHGVSVALHTDVVVDVTVSVLGEHA, encoded by the coding sequence ATGCAAATCATTTTGTTGGAAAAAGTCATTAATCTGGGCAATCTGGGCGATGTGGTGCGCGTCAAAGATGGTTACGCGCGCAACTTCCTGATCCCGCAGAAGAAAGCCCGCCGTGCGACTGAAGCCGCCGTGGCTGAATTTGAAGCCCGCCGCGCTGAGCTGGAAAAAGCCGCCGCCGCTACGCTGGCTGCTGCACAAGAGCAAGGCAATAAACTGTCCGGTCTGACCGTGCAAATCACGCAGAAAGCCGGCGTGGATGGCCGTCTGTTCGGTTCTGTCACCAACCACGACATCGCTGACGCACTGTCCAAGCAGGGTTTCCCGCTGGCCAAGGCGCAAGTGCGTATGCCGAATGGCCCGCTGAAAGTGGTGGGCGATCACGGCGTGTCGGTTGCTTTGCATACCGACGTGGTGGTTGATGTCACCGTGTCTGTGTTGGGCGAGCACGCTTAA
- the rpsR gene encoding 30S ribosomal protein S18, translating to MAFGKKFDKNKMKLKEKRKQQNPLFKRKKFCRFTAAHVESVDYKDIDTLKDFIQENGKIMPARLTGTKALYQRQVDTAIKRARYLALLPYTDLHTA from the coding sequence ATGGCATTCGGTAAGAAGTTTGACAAAAACAAGATGAAGTTGAAGGAAAAGCGCAAACAGCAAAATCCGCTGTTCAAGCGTAAGAAGTTCTGCCGCTTTACTGCGGCGCATGTGGAATCGGTGGACTACAAAGACATCGACACCCTGAAGGACTTCATCCAGGAAAACGGCAAAATCATGCCGGCCCGCCTGACCGGCACCAAGGCGCTGTATCAGCGTCAGGTTGACACCGCGATCAAACGCGCCCGTTATCTGGCCTTGCTGCCGTACACCGACCTGCATACGGCGTAA
- the priB gene encoding primosomal replication protein N translates to MNRFSLQAAIIEREAMRYTPAGIPIVNATLFHSGAQIEAGIERRVEIEVTCQAVGALAQRLADLSMERSYLFHGFMAKKHRQGKSLVMHIMDIA, encoded by the coding sequence GTGAACCGTTTTTCCCTGCAAGCCGCGATTATCGAGCGCGAAGCAATGCGTTATACGCCGGCCGGCATCCCGATTGTGAATGCGACGCTGTTTCACAGCGGCGCGCAAATCGAAGCCGGGATTGAGCGCAGAGTCGAAATCGAAGTGACTTGTCAGGCGGTCGGCGCACTGGCGCAAAGACTGGCGGATTTGTCAATGGAGCGCAGTTATCTGTTTCACGGCTTCATGGCGAAAAAGCACCGCCAGGGTAAAAGTCTGGTCATGCATATCATGGACATCGCCTGA
- the rpsF gene encoding 30S ribosomal protein S6 produces the protein MRHYEIVFIVHPDQSEQVPAMIERYKSTVTSRSGVIHRVEDWGRRQLAYPIQKLPKAHYICMNIECDHDTLVELETAFKFNDAVLRHLTVKMKKAETAPSPMMKSVQRDDAKSHRNEAQAA, from the coding sequence ATGCGTCATTATGAAATCGTATTTATCGTACACCCCGATCAAAGCGAGCAAGTGCCCGCCATGATCGAGCGTTACAAGTCCACCGTCACCAGCCGCAGCGGCGTGATCCACCGCGTGGAAGATTGGGGCCGCCGTCAACTGGCTTACCCGATCCAAAAACTGCCGAAAGCGCACTATATCTGCATGAACATCGAGTGCGACCATGACACCCTGGTCGAACTGGAAACCGCGTTCAAGTTCAATGACGCCGTGCTGCGTCACCTCACCGTGAAGATGAAAAAAGCCGAAACCGCACCGTCGCCGATGATGAAATCGGTGCAGCGCGATGACGCTAAAAGCCATCGTAACGAAGCACAGGCAGCCTGA
- the lexA gene encoding transcriptional repressor LexA — MLKLTARQQQILDLIRQAIENTGFPPTRAEIAAELGFRSANAAEEHLQALARKGAIDIAPGTSRGIRLRNMGVLPGTGPAAISDTIKEHSARSAPSSPALPVAALAAPHLLALPLVGRVAAGAPILAQEHVETTFNVDPSLFSAKPDYLLKVRGLSMKDIGILEGDLLAVKKVDSARNGQIVVARIGEEVTVKRYQRSGNVIELLPENPDFKPIRVAADSEEFALEGLAVGLLRSWH; from the coding sequence ATGTTAAAACTGACAGCACGCCAACAGCAAATCCTGGATTTGATCCGGCAGGCGATTGAAAACACCGGCTTTCCGCCGACACGCGCGGAAATCGCGGCGGAATTGGGCTTCCGTTCCGCCAATGCGGCGGAAGAACATTTACAAGCGCTGGCGCGCAAAGGCGCGATCGACATCGCCCCCGGCACCTCACGCGGCATCCGCCTGCGCAATATGGGCGTTCTGCCCGGCACCGGCCCGGCCGCCATTTCCGACACCATCAAAGAACACAGCGCCAGAAGCGCGCCATCCTCCCCTGCCCTCCCTGTGGCCGCCTTAGCGGCGCCGCATCTGCTGGCGCTGCCGCTGGTGGGCCGGGTCGCGGCAGGCGCGCCGATTCTGGCGCAGGAACATGTGGAAACCACTTTCAATGTCGATCCTTCGCTGTTTTCCGCCAAGCCGGATTATTTACTGAAGGTGCGCGGCTTATCGATGAAGGATATCGGCATTCTGGAAGGCGATTTGCTGGCGGTGAAAAAAGTGGACAGCGCACGCAACGGTCAGATCGTGGTGGCGCGCATCGGCGAAGAAGTCACGGTCAAGCGCTATCAGCGCAGCGGCAATGTGATTGAACTGCTGCCGGAAAACCCGGATTTCAAACCGATCCGGGTCGCGGCTGACAGTGAAGAATTTGCGCTGGAAGGCTTGGCGGTGGGTTTATTGCGAAGCTGGCATTAA
- a CDS encoding AMP-binding protein, protein MQPSPSHILHGLYEICARDPQRTLFVFVDEMGREVEHRSAAQLVERIERLANYLVEGCGLQRGDVALLIYPPSMEFVEAYAACLLAGIIAAPVYPPNVARPQNDLLRLNKVAQQSKAKAMLTNRAYRWAARMSSAKDMFSGSNARWPELPWYVTQGLSWFGSRKLQAYEAQADDVAILQFTSGSTSIPKGVRITHRNLMHQLDLNADLLGIEEDSRLAMWVPQYHDLGLISGITAVLRGRGCLWFMSPLAFLKRPAAWFDMLHNVRATHTASPNFGYELAVRKTTPEQRKNWDLRSLKVFMNAAEPIVPESMDNFMREFAASKLDAAAFCPAYGLAEHAVGVTIYGRGRIRIDRATLVERRYARIDDAHGELELFACGSPRADVKLAIVAHGENQALPERNAGEIWVQSDSVADGYEGQPELSREFFQAQLQGHTGYWLRTGDIGFMHEGQLYITGRLKDLVIIRGRNMHPEDIEESVRRCHPGIRAGGVVAFAVPGQGTEDLVLLAEVNDPEHDNLDEILQTLKYRIGEVWQLQATVGLVAPKTLRKTTSGKIQRAANRQAYLGQQFELLQVNQVRLADSHLALADLDVRATLRDLPLEDRLGWMVEFVRQHAQSKMSGDLSGFGARDFLPDAGLDSVAAAEILMSLEERLQAGLNNSLFVQHPTLGGAAARILESLQIEFMGEEAPIEAETAMDFRPAHRSMAPASTRVAMVGGGVGALVAALEMARCGYRDITIFEADSEVGGKVLTHTTADGEHIELGQNVMTDTYDLIMELAHELGCPVENMESVLRFWDEEYGFEEPPLRRTARPWFQNFLKAGRLQANLRLPFPSMIDPAHDISMLDFMKTQRLRSPHPMYYIDWNAMGYGLDHSISAAYTLAYFDVIGLLGNICYFKDGNRSLWRKLAQHLEQDWGVKILRNTRVEQVRGGAAHAELRVQGEWREFDEILLDLPPDQLQGVLHPDEAFAPYLDRFQYFGYVVYGFRATGLLQEGMVVYPHHMSSLGKTLLLQSCHQHKGWYIACMFSADAGGANLQWLDEAAMREELRAQVQRMGGEITEFGVYRHWTYFPHLRENVVNTMREIEGLQGQRHLWATGSWLSFETIEHVARHARHLVRTCFDPSFAMQD, encoded by the coding sequence ATGCAACCGTCTCCCTCACACATCCTGCACGGCTTGTATGAGATCTGTGCGCGTGATCCGCAGCGCACCCTGTTCGTATTTGTCGATGAAATGGGGCGCGAAGTCGAACACCGCAGCGCAGCGCAATTGGTCGAGCGCATCGAAAGACTGGCGAATTATCTGGTGGAAGGTTGCGGGTTGCAGCGCGGCGATGTCGCGCTGCTGATTTATCCGCCCTCGATGGAATTTGTCGAAGCGTATGCCGCCTGCCTGTTAGCCGGCATCATCGCCGCGCCGGTCTATCCGCCGAATGTGGCGCGGCCGCAAAATGATTTATTGCGCTTAAACAAGGTGGCGCAGCAATCCAAGGCCAAGGCCATGCTGACCAACCGCGCCTACCGCTGGGCGGCGCGCATGAGCAGCGCTAAAGACATGTTCAGCGGCAGCAATGCGCGTTGGCCGGAATTGCCATGGTATGTCACGCAAGGCTTGTCCTGGTTTGGCTCGCGTAAATTGCAGGCGTATGAGGCGCAGGCTGATGATGTGGCGATTTTACAATTCACCTCCGGCTCGACCTCGATTCCCAAAGGGGTGCGCATTACCCACCGCAATCTGATGCATCAGCTCGACTTGAACGCCGATCTGCTGGGGATTGAAGAGGATTCGCGCCTGGCGATGTGGGTGCCGCAATACCACGATCTGGGTTTGATCAGCGGCATTACCGCCGTTTTGCGCGGGCGCGGTTGCCTGTGGTTTATGTCGCCGCTGGCGTTTTTAAAGCGTCCCGCCGCCTGGTTTGATATGTTGCACAATGTGCGCGCCACGCATACCGCCTCGCCCAATTTCGGCTATGAGCTGGCGGTGCGCAAAACCACCCCGGAGCAGCGTAAAAACTGGGACTTGCGCAGCCTGAAAGTCTTCATGAATGCGGCAGAACCCATCGTGCCGGAAAGCATGGATAACTTTATGCGCGAATTTGCCGCCAGCAAGCTCGATGCGGCGGCCTTTTGTCCGGCTTATGGCCTGGCCGAACACGCGGTCGGCGTCACGATTTATGGGCGGGGACGCATCAGAATCGACCGCGCCACCCTGGTCGAGCGGCGCTATGCGCGGATTGATGATGCGCATGGCGAGCTGGAACTGTTTGCGTGTGGCAGCCCGCGCGCCGATGTCAAACTCGCCATCGTCGCGCACGGAGAGAATCAAGCTTTGCCCGAACGCAATGCCGGCGAAATCTGGGTGCAATCGGATAGCGTGGCGGATGGTTATGAAGGACAGCCGGAACTCAGCCGCGAATTTTTCCAAGCCCAATTGCAAGGCCATACTGGCTACTGGCTGCGCACCGGCGATATCGGCTTCATGCATGAAGGCCAGCTCTACATCACCGGACGGTTAAAAGACCTGGTCATCATCCGTGGCCGCAATATGCACCCGGAAGATATCGAAGAATCGGTGCGGCGCTGTCATCCCGGCATTCGCGCCGGGGGGGTGGTCGCATTTGCTGTGCCAGGGCAGGGCACAGAAGACTTGGTGTTGTTAGCTGAAGTCAATGACCCCGAACATGATAATCTGGATGAGATTTTGCAGACGCTGAAATACCGCATCGGCGAAGTCTGGCAATTGCAAGCCACGGTCGGCCTGGTAGCCCCGAAAACCTTGCGTAAAACCACCAGCGGCAAAATCCAGCGCGCCGCCAACCGGCAAGCTTATCTGGGCCAGCAATTTGAGTTGCTGCAAGTCAATCAAGTGCGTCTGGCCGACTCGCACCTGGCCTTGGCCGATCTGGATGTGCGCGCCACCTTGCGCGACTTGCCGTTGGAAGATCGCTTAGGCTGGATGGTGGAATTTGTGCGCCAGCATGCGCAAAGCAAGATGAGCGGCGACTTATCAGGCTTTGGCGCGCGTGACTTTTTGCCAGACGCCGGGCTGGATTCGGTGGCGGCGGCGGAAATTTTAATGTCGCTGGAAGAGCGCTTGCAAGCCGGCTTGAATAACAGCCTGTTTGTGCAACATCCCACCCTGGGCGGCGCAGCGGCGCGCATATTAGAGAGCTTGCAAATCGAATTCATGGGTGAAGAAGCGCCGATTGAAGCCGAAACGGCGATGGATTTCCGCCCCGCGCACCGCTCCATGGCTCCGGCCTCCACCCGCGTCGCCATGGTTGGCGGCGGCGTTGGCGCGCTGGTGGCGGCGCTGGAGATGGCGCGCTGCGGCTACCGCGACATCACCATCTTTGAAGCCGACAGCGAAGTCGGCGGCAAAGTCCTGACCCACACCACCGCCGATGGCGAACACATCGAGCTGGGGCAAAACGTCATGACCGATACCTATGATCTGATTATGGAATTGGCGCATGAATTGGGCTGTCCAGTGGAGAATATGGAATCGGTATTGCGCTTTTGGGACGAGGAATATGGTTTTGAAGAGCCGCCATTGCGCCGCACCGCGCGCCCCTGGTTCCAAAACTTTTTGAAAGCCGGACGCCTGCAGGCCAATCTGCGCCTGCCATTCCCCAGCATGATTGACCCTGCGCACGATATCAGCATGCTCGACTTCATGAAAACGCAACGCCTGCGCAGCCCGCACCCCATGTATTACATTGATTGGAATGCCATGGGTTACGGCTTGGATCACAGCATTTCTGCGGCTTACACCCTGGCTTATTTTGATGTGATTGGTTTGCTCGGCAATATTTGCTATTTCAAAGACGGCAATCGCAGCCTGTGGCGCAAGCTGGCGCAACATCTGGAGCAGGATTGGGGCGTGAAAATCCTGCGCAATACCCGGGTGGAGCAAGTGCGCGGCGGCGCGGCGCATGCCGAGCTGCGCGTGCAAGGCGAGTGGCGCGAGTTTGATGAAATCCTGCTTGATTTGCCGCCGGATCAATTGCAAGGCGTGTTGCATCCTGATGAGGCATTTGCGCCATATCTTGATCGCTTCCAATACTTTGGCTATGTGGTGTATGGCTTCCGCGCCACCGGCTTGCTGCAGGAAGGCATGGTGGTTTATCCGCACCATATGAGCAGCCTGGGTAAAACCTTGTTATTGCAATCCTGCCATCAACACAAGGGTTGGTATATTGCCTGCATGTTCAGTGCAGATGCGGGCGGCGCCAATCTGCAATGGCTGGATGAAGCCGCTATGCGTGAGGAGTTGCGCGCGCAAGTGCAGCGCATGGGCGGGGAAATCACCGAGTTTGGCGTGTACAGGCACTGGACGTATTTCCCGCATTTGCGCGAAAACGTGGTGAACACGATGCGTGAAATTGAGGGCTTGCAAGGGCAGCGTCATCTGTGGGCGACCGGTTCCTGGCTTTCCTTTGAAACCATCGAGCACGTCGCGCGCCATGCACGGCATTTGGTGCGCACTTGCTTTGATCCTTCGTTTGCGATGCAGGATTAG
- a CDS encoding methyltransferase domain-containing protein — MAYQSFPGQAGDSDSQAKLQALRLPALSGARVLDLGCNEGYFSAYAQYAGAREVIGIDINPDFIARARQRFPASSYPGLQFIVQSWEQLPPGEFDLILLTSSLHYATDQTELITRLMSALSPGGVLVLEIGVAAGEHAQWQEVARSRDVCLYPTWGQIHQTFAPWVWKEVGPSVAQAGDPIPRHVFHLRRRLPFAWLMLQIPGSGKSTISRALFAQQQCCLISGDQSMLALAAEQGDAADVQLAQAVRQDFNPAQLDAAMRRVLTQGLLPRLLAYWLQQAQGQDFALDAFLPLEYHAALREALQQAGYCPVQIMAYHPGVGMAPQIDAQQMAHSWRQLLAAQAAAANQDQTCVVRLLPQLPFTGVRGHWDHLRLADGRIWLSGWAVNDEGRLPRYVQIRIGQQSVLIDNFRQRTRVDVQQYFKLDHPMLGWEISLDAPADATREDLLRQISIYGGNDPASMYGPFGIAPYGVKEHP; from the coding sequence ATGGCATACCAGAGTTTTCCCGGCCAGGCTGGCGATTCAGACAGCCAGGCTAAATTGCAAGCCTTGCGTCTGCCAGCGCTGAGCGGCGCCCGGGTGCTGGATCTGGGTTGTAATGAAGGCTATTTTTCCGCCTATGCGCAGTATGCCGGCGCGCGCGAAGTGATCGGAATCGACATCAACCCCGATTTTATTGCACGCGCCCGGCAACGTTTTCCGGCCTCAAGCTATCCCGGCCTGCAATTTATCGTGCAAAGCTGGGAGCAATTGCCGCCCGGCGAATTTGATCTGATCCTGCTCACTTCCTCCCTGCATTACGCCACCGACCAGACGGAGCTGATTACGCGCCTGATGTCGGCCTTAAGCCCCGGCGGCGTGCTGGTGTTGGAAATCGGCGTGGCGGCGGGCGAGCACGCACAATGGCAGGAAGTGGCGCGCTCGCGCGATGTTTGTCTGTATCCGACCTGGGGCCAAATCCACCAGACTTTCGCACCCTGGGTCTGGAAAGAAGTCGGGCCTAGCGTGGCGCAAGCCGGCGATCCGATCCCGCGCCATGTGTTCCACCTGCGCCGCCGTTTGCCATTTGCCTGGCTGATGTTGCAAATTCCCGGCAGCGGCAAAAGCACCATCAGCCGCGCCTTGTTTGCGCAACAGCAATGCTGCCTGATTTCCGGCGACCAGAGTATGCTGGCCCTGGCGGCAGAGCAGGGCGACGCCGCCGATGTGCAGCTGGCGCAAGCGGTGCGTCAGGATTTCAATCCAGCCCAACTCGACGCCGCCATGCGCCGTGTGCTGACGCAAGGCTTATTGCCGCGTCTGTTGGCGTATTGGTTGCAACAGGCGCAAGGCCAGGATTTTGCGCTGGATGCTTTTTTGCCTTTGGAATATCACGCCGCCTTGCGCGAGGCTTTGCAACAAGCCGGGTATTGCCCTGTGCAGATCATGGCTTACCACCCTGGCGTTGGCATGGCGCCGCAGATAGATGCACAGCAAATGGCGCACAGCTGGCGCCAGCTTTTAGCGGCACAGGCAGCCGCCGCCAACCAAGACCAGACCTGCGTGGTGCGACTCTTGCCGCAACTGCCATTTACCGGCGTGCGCGGGCATTGGGATCATTTAAGGCTGGCTGATGGCCGCATCTGGCTGTCCGGCTGGGCCGTGAATGATGAGGGCCGCCTGCCGCGCTATGTGCAAATCCGCATCGGCCAGCAATCTGTTCTGATCGACAATTTCCGCCAGCGCACGCGCGTCGATGTGCAACAGTATTTCAAACTTGATCACCCCATGCTGGGCTGGGAAATCAGTCTGGATGCGCCTGCAGATGCGACGCGCGAGGACCTGTTGCGGCAAATCAGCATCTATGGCGGCAACGATCCTGCCTCTATGTACGGGCCATTTGGCATCGCACCCTATGGCGTAAAAGAGCACCCCTGA
- a CDS encoding glycosyltransferase — protein MNYLFIHQNFPGQFVHLSQALAERPGNRVVALAMNKNPAPAKVEVHHYNLLRRPAEQVHPMLQDMESKVLRGEACAAKAMQLKHSGFTPDIIVAHPGWGEPLFLKDVFPRAKVVMYCEFFYGMEGRDVGFDPELPQMTFDKQCILRLKNNANLHALDIADAAISPTEWQKSTYPAWAHNKISVIHDGIRSDRLQPRADARIRLGREGQLQEFGPGAEILTYVARNLEAVRGFHIFMRSLPHILKKRKKARVVVVGGDDVSYGARLPGNLTWREHMLREVGEGIDLSRVHFVGKVPYGTYLDLLQVSKVHAYWTTPFVLSWSFLETAISGAPLIASATQPVLEFAEELGVRTVGFFDHKGFAEAICEELARPPVARQAKFLQRIEHDWCLQRQLDLLAQL, from the coding sequence ATGAATTATTTATTTATCCACCAGAATTTCCCTGGCCAGTTTGTCCATCTTTCTCAAGCCTTGGCGGAGCGGCCCGGCAATCGCGTAGTGGCGCTGGCGATGAATAAAAACCCGGCCCCGGCCAAGGTTGAAGTCCATCATTACAATCTGCTGCGCCGTCCGGCTGAGCAAGTGCATCCGATGTTGCAAGACATGGAAAGCAAGGTGTTGCGCGGCGAAGCATGCGCCGCCAAAGCCATGCAGCTCAAGCACAGCGGTTTTACGCCTGACATTATTGTGGCGCATCCCGGCTGGGGCGAACCGCTGTTTCTCAAAGACGTTTTTCCGCGCGCCAAAGTCGTGATGTATTGCGAATTTTTCTACGGCATGGAAGGGCGGGATGTCGGCTTTGACCCTGAATTGCCGCAAATGACCTTTGATAAACAATGCATATTGCGCCTGAAAAATAACGCCAATCTGCATGCCTTGGATATTGCCGACGCAGCGATTTCGCCGACCGAGTGGCAAAAAAGCACGTATCCGGCCTGGGCCCACAACAAGATTTCTGTGATTCATGACGGCATCCGCAGCGATCGCTTGCAACCGCGCGCAGACGCCCGCATCCGTCTTGGACGCGAAGGGCAGTTGCAGGAATTCGGCCCCGGCGCGGAAATTTTGACCTATGTGGCGCGCAATCTGGAAGCGGTGCGCGGCTTTCATATTTTCATGCGCAGCCTGCCGCACATTCTCAAAAAGCGCAAAAAAGCGCGCGTGGTGGTGGTGGGCGGCGACGATGTCAGCTACGGCGCGCGCTTGCCCGGCAATCTGACCTGGCGCGAACATATGTTGCGCGAAGTGGGCGAGGGGATTGATTTAAGCCGCGTCCATTTTGTCGGCAAAGTGCCATACGGCACGTATCTTGACTTGTTGCAAGTGAGCAAAGTGCATGCCTATTGGACCACACCGTTTGTATTGTCCTGGTCGTTTTTGGAAACTGCGATTTCAGGCGCGCCGCTGATCGCCTCCGCCACCCAGCCGGTGCTTGAATTTGCCGAGGAACTGGGCGTGCGCACGGTCGGCTTTTTTGATCACAAAGGCTTTGCCGAGGCGATTTGTGAAGAGCTGGCAAGGCCGCCGGTGGCGCGTCAGGCCAAATTTTTGCAAAGAATTGAACACGATTGGTGTTTGCAACGCCAGCTCGATTTACTGGCGCAACTGTAA
- a CDS encoding methyltransferase domain-containing protein, with translation MMHPANPAELDIPVSHSLPSPYLESGLALDPHAHSSSTAELRYVLHVGCGRAAPERLPACFRNPQWREVRLDIDPAVEPDVVASITDLSVVQDACVDAVWSSHNLEHLEAYQVPLALAEFRRVLKSDGFALITLPDLRAIARQILSGNLENTLYEAPCGPIRPIDMLFGHQDSLAAGKVYMAHRCGFTADTLGQALAEAGFDEVRVIEGKRWDLWALATMPDIDPAIFDELAKVSA, from the coding sequence ATGATGCATCCCGCCAATCCGGCAGAACTGGACATCCCGGTTTCTCACAGCCTCCCCAGTCCTTATCTTGAATCCGGCCTTGCGCTCGATCCGCATGCGCATTCCAGCAGCACGGCTGAGTTGCGCTATGTCTTGCATGTCGGTTGCGGACGCGCGGCGCCGGAGCGCCTGCCGGCCTGCTTCAGAAATCCGCAATGGCGCGAAGTGCGTCTGGACATTGACCCGGCGGTGGAGCCGGATGTGGTGGCCAGCATCACCGATTTATCCGTGGTGCAAGACGCTTGCGTCGATGCGGTTTGGTCATCGCACAATCTGGAGCATCTGGAAGCCTATCAAGTGCCGCTGGCGCTGGCTGAATTCCGGCGCGTTTTGAAAAGCGATGGCTTTGCCTTGATCACCTTGCCGGATCTGCGCGCGATTGCGCGCCAGATTCTGTCCGGTAATCTGGAAAACACCTTGTATGAAGCGCCCTGCGGCCCGATCCGCCCGATTGATATGTTGTTTGGCCATCAGGATTCACTGGCGGCAGGCAAGGTGTACATGGCGCACCGTTGCGGCTTCACTGCCGACACCCTGGGACAGGCGCTGGCCGAAGCCGGCTTTGACGAGGTGCGCGTGATTGAAGGTAAGCGCTGGGATTTATGGGCCCTGGCGACGATGCCGGATATTGACCCGGCCATTTTCGATGAATTAGCTAAAGTTTCAGCATGA